The following proteins come from a genomic window of Pleurocapsa minor HA4230-MV1:
- a CDS encoding M23 family metallopeptidase, which produces MFDRFRPTLTGIAATLLWAIASPSKALEVKISPQAPQLGDTISVMVTTDDPTSKPTVKVNQQEQPLFKINDQYRAFIPTSPLNSPGKMTVEVAGDNSTSNVGVWLKNRVFPVQRITLTGSAARPATQLELDRVTAFKNLVTPQKFWQGAFLRPNASRISTGFGVRRYYNNVFAEDYYHKGVDYAGGYGSPVVAPAAGQVRLVGREDEGFHVHGNVIGIDHGQGVLSIFLHLQDLEVTEGEMVKAGQRIGTIGDTGASAGPHLHWGLYVNQVSVDPVPWRFGAIE; this is translated from the coding sequence ATGTTTGATCGTTTTCGACCCACCCTAACAGGAATTGCTGCCACTTTACTATGGGCGATCGCTTCACCCTCTAAAGCTCTAGAAGTCAAGATTTCACCCCAAGCTCCTCAGTTGGGAGATACGATTTCGGTGATGGTGACAACCGATGATCCCACCAGCAAACCAACTGTTAAAGTCAATCAACAAGAGCAACCCCTGTTTAAAATCAACGACCAATATCGCGCTTTTATTCCGACTTCACCTCTCAATTCCCCAGGAAAAATGACGGTAGAAGTGGCGGGAGACAATAGCACCAGTAATGTTGGGGTCTGGTTGAAAAATCGAGTTTTTCCCGTACAGCGAATCACGCTAACTGGCAGTGCTGCTCGCCCAGCAACTCAACTAGAATTAGATCGGGTTACGGCATTTAAAAATTTGGTTACTCCGCAAAAATTTTGGCAAGGAGCTTTCTTGCGCCCCAATGCCAGTCGAATTTCTACAGGTTTTGGTGTTCGTCGTTACTACAATAATGTTTTTGCCGAAGATTATTATCACAAAGGTGTTGATTATGCTGGGGGATATGGTTCTCCTGTAGTTGCTCCCGCAGCAGGTCAAGTTCGTCTCGTTGGTCGAGAAGATGAAGGCTTTCACGTTCACGGCAATGTAATTGGGATCGACCATGGACAAGGGGTCTTAAGTATTTTTCTGCATCTCCAAGATCTTGAAGTTACAGAAGGAGAAATGGTTAAGGCAGGACAGCGTATTGGCACAATTGGTGATACTGGAGCTTCCGCAGGGCCACACCTACATTGGGGTCTATATGTTAACCAGGTGTCGGTAGACCCTGTACCCTGGAGATTTGGCGCGATCGAATAA